GAGGGGGGTAAGGGCCTTTCCTCGGAGAGCAGACATCATTTCCACAGCCACAGAGAGGAGGACGAAGATGTCTCCAGTGAAGAAGGGCTATGGGTCCACAGCCACAGGTACGGAGGCAACCATGAGGAAGTCTCCGATGAGGAGGACACCTTCCCCGAGCACACTCACCAGGTCCGTGGGCctgagggggatgtgggggattCCGATGAGCATCAATACTCCTCCATCCCCAGCCGCAGGAGCCACGGCCATCAGGAGGATGACGGAGACGAGGACGCCTCCGGGGAGCACCATCTTCCCGTCCACAGGCATCTCCACCGTGGAGGAGCAgatgaggagggggagggggaggcctcTGAGGAGAGGGAAGCCCAGGTCCGCAGAAACCAAAGGGAGGGCGATGAGGAGGATGAAGATGTCTCCGATGGGCGCCGCCACCACTACCATGGTGCCGAGAGCCACAAGCACCGATCCCACGATGAAGGAGATGATGGCGATGAAGATGGCGACGAGGATGGCGACGAGGATGACGGCCGCCACCACACTGCCGCGAGTCACAAGCACCAAcaccgaggaggaggaggaggaggaggagaagacgaTGGCGATGACAAAGACGATGATGAGGATGATGACGATGGCTACCAGCCTCCCAGGCACCGAAGCCGTTGGGACGAAGACGACGAGGAGGTCTCAGAGGAACACCACCACCATGTCGCTAGCCACAAGCACCAACCCCGTGGGGGAGAAGAAGATGATGATGGTGAGGATGAGGATGGCGATGATGGTTACCAGCCTCACAGGCACCCAAGGCACAGGCATGAAGACGGCGAGGAGGTCTCAGATGAGTCCCACCACCACGTCACCAGCCACAAGCACCAAGGTCATGGAGACGAGGAGGAGGGGGATGTGTCCACTGAACGTTGGCACCAGGTCCCCAGACATACCCGCCATGGAaatgagcagagagaggaagaggaggaagaggaggaggaggaggaggtggtggaggaggaggaggagatcacAGTCAAATTCAGCCGCCAAGTTCCAAGCCACCAACCTCAAGGTCACaagagtgaggaggaggaggaggaggaggaggaggaggagggtttcCCAGATGAACCTAAGGAAGCAGTCCCTGGCCATCATCACAgagtccccagggaggaagctgaaGACATCTTTGCCGAGTTTGGTCATCAGGTCCCcagtcatggccacagagggtccATTGAAGAGGAGCTGGACCCCCAATCCCTAGAACCCACAGGGCCCAAGGACACAGGCCCTGGAATAGAGAGTGAttcggaagaggaggaggagggggtcaAGGAAGACCAGGGGTCCCAGGAAGAAGAtgaggagcagagagaggaagGTGTCCGTCACATCAGACTGGACCCGAGGGATgacgaagaggaggaggaggaggaggaaggccatCGCCTGAGCCCGGAGGAGGACGGAGAGGAGGTGGGAGATGACCAGGAAGAAGGAGGCCAGCAGCagctggaggaagaggaggaggaggaagggctgGAAGAAGATGAGCTTCCCTTTACCATCATCCCCAACCCACTGGTCAGTCGGGAGATGGCTGCAGGTGCCTCCAGTGAGGAAGAGAGTGGGGAGGACACAGGTGAGTGGCCTGGGccaggtgggggtgaggaagagaAGGATCGGTAGTCTGGGTCACTGCTGCCCTCCTGTCCCTATAGGTCCACAAGATGTCCATGAGTACGGGAACTACCAACCAGGGTCTCTGTGTGGTTACTGTGCCTTCTGCAAGGTATATGCCCCCGCAACCCAGAGTCACCTGCCATTTGCCCCAGGCACCCCTGGGGTGCCATTGGAGGGCTTGGACACGGGACAGGGAAGTTCTGGAGGTAGAACGAGGCTTCTGGGGGCAGGCtggggccaagctggaggccagCAGGCTCGGGTGGTGGTGGAAAGTCCGAGGTCAAGAGTG
The sequence above is drawn from the Tenrec ecaudatus isolate mTenEca1 chromosome 18, mTenEca1.hap1, whole genome shotgun sequence genome and encodes:
- the HRC gene encoding sarcoplasmic reticulum histidine-rich calcium-binding protein → MGHRGSWLHTPLLWVAVASLLLPPAMTQQLRGARLGPHNCNNNAGVAGHAEADPHVHSHAGHQEGGKGLSSESRHHFHSHREEDEDVSSEEGLWVHSHRYGGNHEEVSDEEDTFPEHTHQVRGPEGDVGDSDEHQYSSIPSRRSHGHQEDDGDEDASGEHHLPVHRHLHRGGADEEGEGEASEEREAQVRRNQREGDEEDEDVSDGRRHHYHGAESHKHRSHDEGDDGDEDGDEDGDEDDGRHHTAASHKHQHRGGGGGGGEDDGDDKDDDEDDDDGYQPPRHRSRWDEDDEEVSEEHHHHVASHKHQPRGGEEDDDGEDEDGDDGYQPHRHPRHRHEDGEEVSDESHHHVTSHKHQGHGDEEEGDVSTERWHQVPRHTRHGNEQREEEEEEEEEEEVVEEEEEITVKFSRQVPSHQPQGHKSEEEEEEEEEEEGFPDEPKEAVPGHHHRVPREEAEDIFAEFGHQVPSHGHRGSIEEELDPQSLEPTGPKDTGPGIESDSEEEEEGVKEDQGSQEEDEEQREEGVRHIRLDPRDDEEEEEEEEGHRLSPEEDGEEVGDDQEEGGQQQLEEEEEEEGLEEDELPFTIIPNPLVSREMAAGASSEEESGEDTGPQDVHEYGNYQPGSLCGYCAFCKRCTECENCHCDQENMGEHCDQCQHCQFCYLCPLVCETVCTPGSYADYFSSSLYQALADLLETPEP